From the genome of Muricauda sp. SCSIO 64092, one region includes:
- a CDS encoding type II toxin-antitoxin system ParD family antitoxin gives MAKNTSILLGDYFDNFISRQIKTGKYSSASEVVRAALRMFEHEESKKAELIKELKKGEKSGFIDNFDRKKLLKNLHQKHLTGQ, from the coding sequence ATGGCTAAGAACACATCTATATTATTAGGCGATTATTTTGACAATTTTATTAGTCGCCAAATCAAAACGGGAAAATATTCTTCCGCAAGTGAGGTTGTTAGAGCAGCTTTGAGAATGTTTGAACACGAGGAGTCTAAAAAGGCTGAACTTATAAAAGAATTGAAAAAAGGAGAAAAATCAGGTTTCATAGATAACTTTGACCGAAAAAAGCTTTTAAAAAACCTTCATCAAAAACATCTGACTGGGCAATGA
- a CDS encoding type II toxin-antitoxin system RelE/ParE family toxin codes for MNYKVSQEANRDIENIWLYTYENWSLEQADRYFNLIMDEIEYLAENPESGKDYSDVRKGYFRSRIKSHFIFYKINRMKEEIEIIRVLHQRMDIESRLNG; via the coding sequence ATGAACTATAAAGTCAGTCAAGAAGCAAATCGGGATATCGAAAATATTTGGCTCTATACATATGAAAACTGGTCACTTGAACAAGCGGACAGGTATTTTAACCTAATAATGGACGAAATCGAGTATTTGGCGGAAAATCCCGAATCTGGAAAAGATTACAGCGACGTTAGAAAAGGATATTTCCGTTCTCGGATAAAATCTCATTTCATTTTTTATAAAATCAACAGAATGAAAGAAGAAATTGAAATTATTAGAGTTTTACACCAAAGAATGGATATCGAATCTCGGTTGAATGGATAA
- a CDS encoding tyrosine-type recombinase/integrase encodes MNYIINRVGEKANLLNVHPHTLRHSCEFYLANRGYDLRLIQDYLGHRDPKHTAHYTRVASKRFEKLWD; translated from the coding sequence GTGAACTATATTATAAATAGAGTAGGGGAGAAAGCCAATCTTCTGAATGTACATCCCCATACTCTGAGGCATTCTTGTGAATTTTACTTGGCCAATAGGGGATATGACCTTCGATTGATACAGGATTATCTAGGTCACAGAGACCCAAAGCATACTGCGCATTATACTAGAGTAGCCAGTAAAAGATTTGAAAAGCTTTGGGACTAG
- a CDS encoding RloB family protein, translating into MSGRKKRKINLKRRIFVVGEGITEQYYFSHLKAIRNYSCAIKPRFFCKTSITQIEKVVEKLLMGDILVICVFDADVSSRNPTENERLKSFKQRYKRNKCVIICDSLPSIELWFLLHFVQTSRHFQSSKSVERELRKHIKNYAKTKRYLENPDWVRALSVNQDKAITNAKLLENLEGESYSNLYKAIDMLEDS; encoded by the coding sequence ATGAGCGGAAGGAAAAAGAGAAAGATTAATTTAAAAAGAAGAATTTTTGTTGTTGGTGAGGGAATCACGGAGCAATACTATTTTTCTCATTTAAAGGCTATAAGGAACTATTCATGTGCTATTAAGCCGAGGTTTTTTTGTAAAACGAGTATCACTCAAATTGAAAAAGTAGTCGAAAAACTCCTCATGGGAGACATTTTGGTCATTTGTGTATTCGATGCCGATGTATCTTCAAGGAATCCTACAGAAAACGAAAGACTAAAAAGCTTCAAACAACGGTATAAAAGGAATAAATGTGTAATAATATGTGATAGTTTACCATCGATTGAGCTATGGTTTCTACTTCACTTTGTTCAAACAAGCAGACACTTTCAAAGTTCTAAATCAGTGGAAAGAGAGCTAAGGAAACACATTAAAAATTATGCTAAAACTAAAAGATACTTAGAGAATCCAGATTGGGTAAGGGCATTAAGTGTAAATCAAGATAAGGCCATTACAAATGCCAAATTACTTGAAAATTTAGAGGGAGAATCCTATTCAAATCTGTATAAAGCCATCGACATGTTGGAAGATAGTTAG
- a CDS encoding AAA family ATPase, whose amino-acid sequence MKRLVLKELMILSFRERKAKKIRFDHQKTLIKGTNQVGKSSLIKSIYYTLGATPATMHPNWVKAEPICLLTIDVDGEEYKVLRYDKKRFVVIENSTDSINSYNFKEFSNFINTLLDFNLVINNRQGVPEIPPQAYLFLPFYIDQDNSWVKNWNSFSNLGQYSKWKKPLVDYHSGIKGNLYYKTKSELDTTRQNLEETTREIDALNKILKNINDRLNEDDLSITVEDFNEEIKELLVECESLKTQQNKIKQYLTDLHNQKILIDSEISVVEKSMKELSKDYNYALNTLDDQVDCPTCGAHYENNFAERFSIAENEERLEELLVELRSDYLKITDKINSYNNDFIDTKSNYDRIQEVLNKKQSEIKLMDVIENEGKRKVKEIFKEEQSQIYEKIGIAERKKSQLESQLKDIDKKGGDRKDKIMTEYRSKLHTYLSMLNINTETFSEKVFQRMDSPINETGSALPRALLAYYFTFLEIMNKYSTSSFCPIIIDSPNQQEQDKKNLEAIIKFIDENQPENSQLIIGLVDDDEYTFDLNEEDSLLKADDYDEVYEEISPILGSGIFNDGLIF is encoded by the coding sequence ATGAAAAGATTGGTTTTAAAGGAACTGATGATTCTCTCCTTCAGAGAGAGAAAGGCCAAAAAGATAAGGTTCGATCACCAAAAAACCCTAATTAAAGGAACAAATCAGGTTGGAAAATCCTCCCTCATCAAGAGTATATATTACACTCTTGGGGCCACTCCAGCAACTATGCACCCAAATTGGGTAAAAGCTGAACCAATTTGTCTTCTAACCATTGATGTAGACGGAGAAGAATATAAGGTACTCCGTTATGACAAAAAGAGATTCGTAGTTATTGAGAATAGTACTGATAGCATCAATTCTTATAATTTCAAGGAGTTTTCAAATTTCATAAATACCTTACTTGATTTCAATTTGGTGATTAACAATAGACAGGGGGTACCTGAAATACCTCCTCAAGCCTACCTTTTTTTACCGTTTTATATTGACCAGGACAATAGCTGGGTGAAAAACTGGAACTCTTTTTCAAATCTTGGACAATATAGTAAATGGAAAAAACCTCTCGTCGACTACCATTCAGGAATCAAGGGAAATCTATATTACAAGACGAAGTCTGAGTTAGATACTACTAGACAAAATCTTGAGGAAACCACTAGAGAAATAGACGCATTAAATAAAATTCTTAAAAATATTAATGATAGATTAAATGAGGATGATTTAAGTATTACTGTTGAAGATTTTAATGAGGAGATAAAAGAGCTTCTAGTTGAATGTGAAAGCCTTAAAACGCAACAAAATAAAATCAAACAATATCTTACCGATTTACATAATCAAAAAATCTTAATCGATTCTGAAATAAGTGTCGTGGAAAAGTCCATGAAGGAATTGTCTAAAGATTATAATTATGCATTAAATACATTGGATGATCAAGTAGATTGCCCAACTTGTGGAGCACATTATGAAAACAACTTCGCAGAAAGATTTTCTATAGCCGAAAATGAAGAACGACTTGAAGAGCTACTAGTCGAACTAAGGTCTGATTACTTGAAGATAACGGATAAGATAAATTCGTACAACAATGACTTTATTGACACAAAGTCAAATTACGATAGAATTCAGGAGGTTCTTAATAAAAAACAATCTGAGATTAAATTAATGGATGTAATTGAAAATGAAGGAAAAAGAAAGGTTAAGGAGATATTCAAAGAAGAACAATCCCAAATTTATGAGAAGATTGGAATAGCAGAGCGAAAAAAAAGCCAGTTGGAATCACAACTCAAAGATATTGATAAAAAAGGAGGAGATCGAAAGGATAAAATAATGACTGAATACCGATCTAAACTACATACCTACTTAAGCATGCTAAACATAAACACCGAGACATTCTCTGAGAAAGTTTTTCAGAGAATGGATTCACCCATAAATGAAACAGGTAGTGCACTGCCAAGAGCTCTATTAGCTTATTATTTTACTTTCCTAGAAATAATGAATAAATATTCAACATCCTCTTTTTGTCCTATAATAATTGACTCACCAAACCAGCAAGAACAGGATAAAAAGAATCTTGAAGCTATCATAAAATTTATAGATGAAAATCAACCTGAAAATTCTCAGCTAATAATTGGTTTAGTCGACGACGATGAATATACTTTTGATTTAAATGAGGAGGACTCGTTGCTTAAAGCAGATGATTATGATGAAGTATATGAGGAAATAAGTCCCATTTTAGGATCAGGTATTTTCAATGATGGACTTATTTTTTAA
- a CDS encoding tyrosine-type recombinase/integrase — protein sequence MPNRQNVKSDKKRTTNAHERGRDYLNPDEIKLLLETSKKTRYPKRNYLLLLMMYRHGLRVSEAVFLKKSDINLKQSRVWVKRLKSGLSVEQPIAGDELRAIKRYLSSRNDNLPWLFVNMKEGFH from the coding sequence ATGCCCAACAGGCAAAATGTAAAGAGTGATAAAAAAAGGACCACAAATGCCCATGAAAGGGGCAGGGACTATTTGAATCCTGATGAGATTAAATTACTCTTGGAGACATCAAAAAAGACTCGATATCCAAAACGGAACTATCTTCTTTTACTCATGATGTATAGACATGGTTTGAGAGTCAGTGAAGCTGTTTTTTTGAAGAAATCCGATATTAATCTAAAACAGTCAAGGGTCTGGGTAAAACGGCTTAAAAGTGGTCTTTCTGTAGAACAACCAATAGCTGGAGATGAACTCCGGGCGATAAAAAGATACTTGAGTTCAAGAAATGATAATCTTCCTTGGTTGTTTGTTAATATGAAAGAGGGCTTCCATTAA
- a CDS encoding tyrosine-type recombinase/integrase — MALKLYYREIFGQSINLEFLFPSRKPDRLPVVIARKEVLKIIEKANNIKHKSMIAVVYSAGLRVGELIALEIKDIDSSRMVIHIKSGKGNKDRIVPLSGKALSMLREYYKEYAPKRYLFEGQKGDRYSSSSFNKLLQAASKRARINKNITAHTLRHSYATHLLENGTDIRIIQKLLGHNSIKTTMIYTQVTEPTLLNVTSPFDD; from the coding sequence ATGGCCTTGAAGCTGTATTACAGGGAGATTTTCGGTCAAAGCATTAACCTAGAATTTCTGTTCCCAAGTAGAAAGCCGGACAGACTTCCCGTAGTCATCGCAAGAAAGGAAGTTCTTAAAATCATTGAAAAAGCCAACAACATCAAGCATAAGAGCATGATAGCCGTGGTCTACAGTGCAGGCTTAAGGGTAGGCGAGCTGATTGCACTTGAAATCAAGGATATAGATTCATCCCGAATGGTGATACATATTAAATCAGGAAAGGGCAACAAGGACAGGATAGTCCCCTTATCCGGAAAAGCCTTGTCAATGCTTCGTGAGTACTATAAAGAATATGCCCCCAAACGGTACCTATTTGAAGGCCAGAAAGGAGACAGGTATTCTTCGTCAAGTTTCAACAAGCTTCTCCAGGCCGCTTCCAAAAGGGCCAGAATAAATAAAAACATCACTGCGCATACCTTGAGGCACAGCTATGCAACACACCTATTGGAAAATGGTACCGATATTAGAATCATCCAAAAACTTTTAGGGCACAATTCCATCAAGACGACTATGATTTATACCCAAGTTACTGAACCTACTTTGTTGAATGTGACAAGTCCTTTCGACGATTGA
- a CDS encoding SLATT domain-containing protein, translating into MNKKLLATVRFYFAQCVFMNSIHYKAYNRLKGVQERNRNIVLGIASTTLILIILQIIGLEFEYENLLSVLSFCGIVLTGASLILELYNKEDISEIKSQHRNIGEEYKILRDQFISLIEEIMSSISSEEELRMKFKKLQNLYSQIGRYSPTTTGTDYSEAQSGLGLGKNDNEEFTWSNEEIDRFLPVELRIS; encoded by the coding sequence ATGAACAAAAAATTGTTGGCGACTGTACGATTTTACTTTGCCCAATGTGTATTCATGAATAGTATTCATTATAAGGCTTACAATAGATTGAAAGGTGTTCAAGAAAGAAATCGAAATATTGTTTTGGGAATAGCATCCACTACTCTTATACTAATTATTCTACAGATTATTGGTTTAGAGTTTGAATATGAAAATTTATTAAGTGTATTGTCTTTCTGCGGGATTGTACTCACTGGTGCTAGTCTAATACTCGAACTCTATAACAAAGAAGACATAAGTGAGATTAAGAGTCAACATAGAAACATAGGGGAAGAATACAAAATCCTGAGAGATCAATTTATTTCTCTCATAGAAGAAATTATGAGTTCAATATCTTCAGAAGAAGAATTAAGAATGAAGTTTAAGAAGTTACAGAATTTATATAGTCAAATTGGGAGATATTCGCCAACCACTACTGGTACTGATTATTCGGAAGCTCAATCTGGTTTGGGTCTAGGAAAAAATGATAATGAAGAATTTACATGGTCCAATGAAGAGATAGATAGATTTTTACCTGTTGAACTCCGCATTTCGTGA
- a CDS encoding recombinase family protein — translation MTVGYARVSTPEQKLEAQIDLLKSNGCEKIYSDIASGTKDDRKGLKEMLKYMRKGDTILTYKNDCVFRSLRNMVELIDRFNGAGVHFKSLSEPEFDTTSANGKFLLQIFAAVAEFERNLISERTKVGLDNARKRNKLLGRPKGAKVETIEKYHYAKHLYENQGVSIDNAGKRAKLGKTSFYRVEKSLMADSTDKP, via the coding sequence ATGACGGTCGGATATGCAAGGGTATCGACACCCGAACAAAAGTTGGAAGCACAGATCGATTTGTTGAAAAGCAACGGTTGTGAAAAAATCTACTCGGATATTGCCAGCGGTACGAAAGATGATAGGAAGGGCCTGAAAGAGATGCTCAAATACATGAGGAAAGGGGACACCATACTCACTTATAAAAACGATTGTGTCTTTCGTTCCCTGAGAAATATGGTGGAACTCATAGACCGATTCAACGGGGCAGGGGTACATTTCAAAAGTTTGAGCGAACCGGAATTCGATACCACATCCGCAAATGGTAAATTTCTGTTACAGATCTTTGCGGCAGTTGCGGAATTTGAGCGGAACCTTATCAGTGAACGTACCAAAGTGGGACTGGACAATGCCAGAAAACGAAACAAGCTTTTGGGCAGGCCAAAGGGTGCAAAAGTGGAGACAATTGAAAAGTACCACTACGCCAAACATCTTTATGAGAACCAAGGGGTCTCAATCGATAATGCGGGCAAGCGGGCAAAATTGGGAAAGACCTCTTTTTATAGAGTGGAAAAATCACTGATGGCGGATTCAACTGATAAACCCTGA
- a CDS encoding phage integrase N-terminal SAM-like domain-containing protein, with product MSLPDFVKILEVKRYSKNTIESYSSIVKLAMQFFEKPLNKIDETELHRYFYHMVHTKKVSYSYQNR from the coding sequence ATGTCATTGCCTGATTTTGTGAAAATACTGGAGGTTAAGCGGTATAGTAAGAATACCATAGAAAGTTATTCCTCAATCGTAAAGCTGGCCATGCAATTTTTCGAAAAGCCACTGAACAAGATTGATGAAACCGAACTTCACAGGTACTTCTACCATATGGTACACACTAAGAAAGTATCCTATTCCTATCAGAACAGATAG
- a CDS encoding type II toxin-antitoxin system HicB family antitoxin, which translates to MEYEIIYEKSSDGWSAYIPELPGCTSAGANRTEVEKNIKEAIELHLELLHGQEP; encoded by the coding sequence ATGGAATACGAAATTATTTATGAGAAGAGCAGCGACGGTTGGAGTGCCTATATACCGGAACTTCCCGGGTGTACTTCCGCAGGTGCCAATAGAACGGAAGTCGAGAAAAATATCAAGGAAGCCATTGAACTGCATTTGGAACTGCTTCACGGGCAAGAACCCTGA
- a CDS encoding SMODS domain-containing nucleotidyltransferase produces MEKQFYTFCSNIKLTGRQREDAKQKYRGVSKKLHDHYYDSEFDGGTKFLFGSYKTKVNVRPLSKDQDVDLLFKIPKETFEKFDGYESNGQSALLQEVKDILKEKYTTTEEIKGWGKVVLVAFSDNTHNVEVLPAYEQEDGTFLIPNTENGGSWESFDPRKQINNFQSSNSDTDGLTGELCRMIKTWVKNTSSLSYKSFELVVDVIDFLESEFEDGADYDEYQEVVKNFFDFLKGKCSSDTKSHVETAFNRAVKAIEFFDNDKPKEASEEWRKVFGNEFPKVNENPVKERAYQARTIVTPSAPWHKL; encoded by the coding sequence ATGGAAAAACAATTTTACACTTTTTGCTCTAATATTAAACTAACAGGAAGGCAAAGAGAAGATGCTAAACAAAAGTATCGTGGAGTATCAAAAAAACTTCATGATCATTATTATGACTCAGAATTTGATGGAGGTACAAAATTTTTATTTGGATCTTATAAGACAAAGGTCAACGTTAGGCCATTATCTAAAGATCAAGATGTCGACCTGTTATTCAAGATTCCCAAGGAAACTTTTGAAAAATTTGATGGCTATGAAAGTAATGGTCAATCTGCCTTACTTCAAGAAGTAAAAGATATACTGAAAGAAAAGTATACCACAACAGAAGAAATAAAAGGGTGGGGCAAGGTTGTGCTAGTAGCTTTTTCAGATAATACTCATAACGTGGAGGTATTACCTGCTTATGAGCAAGAAGATGGCACTTTTTTAATCCCCAACACTGAAAATGGTGGCAGCTGGGAATCGTTTGACCCTAGGAAGCAGATAAACAATTTTCAAAGTTCAAATAGTGATACTGATGGGTTAACTGGAGAATTATGTCGCATGATTAAGACTTGGGTGAAAAATACGAGTTCATTAAGTTATAAATCGTTTGAACTTGTTGTTGACGTCATCGATTTTTTGGAGTCCGAATTTGAGGATGGAGCTGATTATGATGAGTATCAAGAAGTCGTTAAAAACTTTTTTGATTTCCTCAAAGGAAAATGTAGTTCAGATACTAAAAGCCATGTGGAAACTGCTTTTAATCGAGCTGTCAAAGCTATCGAGTTCTTTGACAACGACAAACCCAAAGAAGCCTCCGAGGAATGGCGTAAGGTTTTCGGCAACGAATTCCCAAAAGTTAATGAAAATCCTGTTAAAGAAAGAGCTTATCAAGCTCGAACCATAGTAACGCCTTCCGCCCCATGGCACAAATTATAA
- a CDS encoding dsDNA nuclease domain-containing protein, which translates to MSLIEKLKNVAPRENSGSISSNRFDYQKNWAICKLIELSNQEDFLLAFEFHEDIVVFNSSDNPNLIDFYQVKTKNNGKHSISSLVRKTKSGSILGKLLMNRLNFDVETNSLTIIANCDFNVKQKSGVEAKVKICCNELLDSEKEKLAESLCKELEIKWLTEYFDLIQLEKSDLTIEHHSDLTKQKLSDFIESKYADINFKPSLAYKTIFDEVKRKTNVERTMDSFDDLIKHKSISKIEFENILKIVTSEPSRITKLRDEIIGRLDSENASIQFRRYFKKNWKSVEIEYLRANNLLFKKIVRQVVNVIDENEVLLTNSLVESTNNILDEVLKAKVVEEQLIFNNDYIRIVILKEICDGE; encoded by the coding sequence ATGTCCTTAATTGAAAAGCTTAAAAATGTCGCGCCAAGAGAAAATAGTGGGTCAATTTCTTCCAATAGATTTGACTATCAAAAGAATTGGGCAATTTGTAAACTAATCGAACTTTCTAACCAAGAGGACTTTTTGCTAGCATTCGAATTCCATGAGGATATAGTAGTATTTAATTCTTCAGACAATCCAAACCTGATAGATTTTTATCAAGTAAAAACCAAAAACAACGGAAAGCATTCAATTTCTTCATTAGTAAGAAAGACTAAAAGTGGGTCAATACTCGGCAAGTTATTAATGAATAGATTGAATTTTGATGTTGAAACTAACTCTCTTACAATAATTGCCAATTGTGATTTCAATGTTAAACAGAAATCCGGAGTAGAAGCCAAAGTGAAAATTTGTTGTAACGAATTGCTGGACTCTGAAAAAGAAAAGCTAGCTGAAAGTCTTTGCAAAGAGTTAGAAATAAAATGGCTGACGGAATATTTTGATCTTATACAACTTGAAAAGAGTGATTTGACTATAGAGCACCATTCAGACCTCACAAAACAAAAACTTAGTGACTTTATAGAATCAAAATACGCAGATATTAATTTTAAACCATCATTGGCTTACAAAACAATATTCGATGAAGTCAAGAGGAAAACAAATGTTGAAAGAACAATGGATAGTTTTGATGATCTTATCAAACATAAATCCATTTCGAAAATTGAGTTCGAAAATATTCTAAAAATTGTAACATCCGAACCTAGTCGAATTACAAAACTTAGGGATGAGATTATAGGTAGGTTAGATAGTGAAAATGCATCTATTCAGTTTAGAAGATATTTTAAAAAGAATTGGAAATCTGTTGAGATTGAATATCTAAGAGCTAATAACTTACTTTTTAAAAAGATTGTACGACAAGTCGTAAATGTGATTGATGAAAATGAGGTTCTTCTCACCAATAGTTTGGTAGAATCTACCAACAATATTTTAGATGAAGTTCTGAAAGCTAAGGTTGTAGAGGAACAATTAATATTTAATAATGATTATATAAGAATAGTTATTCTTAAGGAGATTTGCGATGGAGAATAA
- a CDS encoding AAA family ATPase, whose amino-acid sequence MSYLSSLSVIAERTHPFPYDVNAIKFAKDIDVSAPVTFIIGDNGTGKSTLLETLALRLQLPHMDGFGYGKNCFKAARSLTPYLHLDWKIERPRGFFFRAEDFGDLLNSIDREDARLHESFKDIYVEVPDRIIQEMKDNQNYQIYKMRQNYGQDLQGFSHGEAYLKIMDDTINGSGIFLLDEPEAALSPSKQLSLLYFIQEHLKAHMSQFIIATHSPMLMAYPGANIYEVTDRGMNKVSLEETEHYTITRSFLQSPESYLRFLK is encoded by the coding sequence ATGTCATACCTATCATCACTTAGTGTTATAGCGGAACGGACCCATCCGTTTCCCTATGATGTCAATGCCATTAAGTTCGCAAAGGACATCGATGTGTCCGCACCGGTCACATTTATTATAGGGGACAATGGAACTGGGAAGTCCACTTTACTTGAAACACTCGCACTTCGATTACAACTCCCACATATGGATGGGTTCGGATATGGCAAAAATTGTTTCAAGGCAGCACGTTCGTTGACACCTTATTTACATTTGGATTGGAAAATTGAAAGACCAAGGGGCTTCTTCTTTAGGGCAGAGGACTTTGGTGACCTCTTGAACAGTATCGACAGGGAGGATGCCAGGCTCCACGAGTCGTTCAAAGATATCTATGTTGAAGTCCCAGACCGCATCATCCAAGAAATGAAGGATAACCAAAACTATCAGATTTATAAAATGCGGCAGAACTATGGCCAAGACTTGCAGGGCTTTTCACATGGGGAAGCTTATCTGAAGATAATGGACGATACCATAAATGGAAGTGGGATATTCCTTTTGGATGAACCAGAGGCCGCACTGTCCCCATCAAAACAGTTGTCATTACTATATTTTATTCAAGAGCACTTAAAGGCCCATATGTCCCAGTTCATTATTGCCACGCATTCACCAATGCTCATGGCATATCCAGGGGCCAATATATATGAGGTTACGGATAGGGGAATGAACAAGGTGTCATTGGAAGAAACGGAGCACTATACCATTACCAGGTCGTTCTTACAAAGCCCGGAAAGCTATCTCAGGTTTTTGAAATAA
- a CDS encoding restriction endonuclease, with the protein MEIVKFLKSGNISLNNEEGKIEIENSSNYLPYHKISSQDWGRIYEKFVGQCLEKEGYEVKYNGLESGFLDKGIDIIAKKKDRINFIQCKFSTRSKIGKSKINWILYKASNELYKQYQNSEKRIIFTLIVNSTETSFSKKIPKNFKLNFTHSSKIEYPWLQYFLEHNYIQDKIKLEFREIKMNNNYGNNAYK; encoded by the coding sequence ATGGAGATTGTAAAGTTCTTAAAATCAGGAAATATTTCACTCAATAATGAGGAGGGAAAAATTGAGATTGAGAATAGTTCCAACTATCTTCCATACCATAAAATTTCCTCGCAAGATTGGGGCCGAATTTATGAAAAATTTGTTGGTCAATGTTTAGAAAAAGAAGGTTATGAAGTAAAATACAATGGACTAGAATCTGGTTTTTTGGATAAAGGCATAGACATAATTGCTAAAAAAAAAGACAGGATAAATTTTATTCAATGTAAATTCTCTACCAGAAGTAAAATAGGCAAATCCAAAATTAATTGGATATTGTATAAAGCATCAAATGAACTTTACAAACAATACCAAAACTCAGAGAAAAGAATAATTTTTACTCTTATTGTAAATAGTACTGAAACAAGTTTTTCAAAAAAAATCCCTAAAAACTTCAAATTAAACTTTACCCATTCTTCAAAAATAGAATATCCCTGGTTGCAGTATTTTCTGGAACACAACTACATTCAAGACAAAATTAAATTGGAATTTAGAGAGATAAAAATGAACAATAACTACGGCAACAATGCGTATAAGTAA
- a CDS encoding AAA family ATPase translates to MIQSLTIRNYRSFKNEVTFSFEATREKTMEDIHVVEVVPGVRLLKMGVIYGPNASGKSNLISAFQFIKYIWSSNTDSKDDEVGVEPFLLDNESKNDPSFFRLIFYHNKKKYDYSLFVNNELIINEKLSFYPSTQPKLIFERTHREISEIEFGAGLKLKMAEKNEIIAKCLPNMSVFAAYNQVNLNLPEIESVLKWMNLRCMDTIEPDMHVSLGRYVEELINSDDEAKLEVLNYLKEADFNISDIHSEIVKEDIPEFFIANILEDSGLPQKEKERIRKEKTFDMPRTEFEHEVQGEDGNLMYFKMSKGKQSEGTIRTFELAGPITQTIKRNAFLAIDEIESKLHPRLIEFIIEDFLRKSNESQLLVTTHYDGLLDEEDLLRVDNVWFTEKSKSASTNLYSLANFKALKRISSLLKAYKYGRFGAIPNIG, encoded by the coding sequence ATGATTCAATCATTAACTATACGGAATTACAGATCGTTCAAAAATGAAGTCACTTTTAGTTTTGAAGCTACTAGAGAAAAAACCATGGAGGATATCCATGTTGTTGAAGTTGTTCCTGGTGTAAGACTCTTAAAAATGGGTGTTATCTATGGGCCTAATGCCTCTGGAAAAAGTAATCTAATTAGCGCATTTCAATTTATAAAATATATATGGTCTTCAAATACAGATTCAAAAGATGATGAAGTAGGTGTGGAGCCTTTTCTGCTTGATAATGAATCTAAAAATGACCCATCTTTTTTTAGGCTTATTTTTTACCATAATAAGAAAAAGTATGATTACTCACTATTTGTCAACAATGAACTGATTATCAATGAAAAACTAAGTTTTTATCCATCTACCCAGCCAAAATTAATATTTGAAAGAACCCATAGGGAAATTTCTGAAATCGAGTTTGGTGCGGGTCTTAAATTGAAGATGGCAGAGAAAAATGAAATCATTGCAAAATGTCTACCGAATATGTCGGTGTTTGCCGCGTACAACCAAGTGAACCTCAATCTTCCTGAAATTGAATCTGTTCTTAAGTGGATGAATTTAAGATGTATGGATACCATTGAGCCTGATATGCATGTATCATTAGGTAGATATGTTGAGGAACTAATTAATAGTGATGATGAAGCCAAACTTGAAGTTCTTAATTATTTGAAGGAAGCTGATTTTAATATTTCTGATATTCATTCTGAAATTGTAAAAGAAGATATTCCAGAGTTTTTTATTGCTAATATCCTAGAAGATTCAGGGCTTCCACAAAAGGAGAAAGAACGGATAAGAAAAGAGAAAACGTTTGACATGCCAAGGACTGAATTTGAACACGAAGTACAAGGTGAGGATGGGAATCTAATGTACTTTAAAATGTCAAAAGGAAAGCAGTCAGAAGGAACAATAAGGACTTTTGAGTTGGCGGGGCCTATTACACAAACTATTAAACGGAATGCTTTTTTAGCTATTGACGAAATTGAATCGAAATTACATCCTAGACTAATTGAATTTATTATCGAGGATTTTTTACGAAAATCTAACGAATCTCAATTACTGGTGACCACCCATTATGATGGATTGTTGGATGAAGAAGACTTGTTAAGAGTTGATAATGTTTGGTTTACAGAAAAATCAAAATCTGCTTCTACTAATTTATATTCACTTGCAAATTTTAAAGCTCTTAAACGAATAAGCTCATTACTAAAGGCCTATAAATATGGTAGATTTGGTGCTATTCCGAATATTGGTTAA